The following proteins are encoded in a genomic region of Arachis stenosperma cultivar V10309 chromosome 4, arast.V10309.gnm1.PFL2, whole genome shotgun sequence:
- the LOC130975596 gene encoding uncharacterized protein LOC130975596 yields MAALGNMAAAMQATAEALGNQINQGNHGNNNDEHGPMTLATFLKVHPPTFRGTSNPTDADNWIQAMKKALQAHQVPEGQWVEFGTYQLQGEAQYWWQGTRRILQPDGAAIPWEVFRTEFYKKYFPNSAEMPKNLN; encoded by the coding sequence ATGGCTGCTCTGGGAAATATGGCTGCAGCTATGCAGGCGACAGCCGAGGCACTGGGTAATCAGATAAATCAGGGTAATCATGGGAATAATAATGATGAGCATGGTCCTATGACACTTGCTACATTTCTGAAAGTTCACCCTCCAACTTTTAGAGGAACCTCAAATCCCACTGATGCAGATAATTGGATTCAGGCTATGAAAAAGGCGTTACAGGCACATCAGGTTCCTGAGGGGCAATGGGTTGAATTTGGAACTTATCAGTTGCAAGGTGAAGCTCAGTATTGGTGGCAGGGGACACGACGTATCCTGCAGCCTGATGGTGCTGCAATTCCTTGGGAGGTTTTTCGGACAGAGTTTTATAAGAAATATTTTCCTAATTCAGCAGAAATGCCAAAGAACTTGAATTAA